A window of Vibrio ishigakensis contains these coding sequences:
- a CDS encoding NADH:flavin oxidoreductase produces the protein MSKLFTPTRIGSLTLKNRFVRSATWENMATEDGHMTDKLYGIYRELAEGGVGLIATGYANIVADEKPNAGMMGMYDDSFIPEYKKLTDLVHQHDSKIMMQLAYGGTKTTYNLGERVIFAPSEVAERGTQTLGKAMTIDEIAYIVEAFAKASLRAKESGFDGIEIHAAHTYLINQFLSPYYNQRTDEYGGSFENRMRFLLEIFEATRKLVGVDFPILIKLTATEFFEGGLTFGETRKICKKLEQVGADALIISGNIHGKAIDMVGESFDGYMLEKEGFFHQYGDVISREVNIPVITVGGLTDIEAIGQIAENTSIECFALSRPLLSEPNLIKRWEEGDRSPALCETCSKCRTKRGNFCVVNKERKAQIAAL, from the coding sequence GTGAGCAAGCTATTTACTCCAACTCGTATCGGTTCTCTGACTCTAAAAAATCGCTTTGTGCGAAGTGCTACATGGGAAAATATGGCCACTGAAGATGGTCATATGACGGATAAGCTGTATGGCATCTATCGTGAACTGGCAGAAGGCGGGGTAGGTTTAATCGCAACGGGTTACGCTAACATCGTTGCTGACGAGAAACCAAACGCTGGCATGATGGGTATGTATGATGACTCATTTATCCCAGAGTATAAAAAGCTGACTGACCTTGTGCATCAACACGATAGCAAGATCATGATGCAATTGGCTTATGGTGGTACCAAAACGACCTACAACCTAGGTGAGCGAGTGATCTTTGCTCCAAGTGAGGTTGCTGAGCGTGGCACGCAGACGCTTGGTAAGGCGATGACTATAGATGAGATCGCTTATATTGTGGAAGCTTTTGCTAAAGCGAGTCTACGCGCGAAAGAATCAGGATTTGATGGTATCGAAATCCACGCCGCGCACACATATCTGATTAATCAATTTTTGAGTCCTTACTACAACCAGCGCACTGATGAATATGGTGGCAGTTTTGAAAACCGTATGCGTTTCTTGCTGGAGATCTTTGAAGCGACTCGAAAGCTAGTTGGCGTCGATTTCCCTATCCTAATCAAGCTCACTGCAACTGAGTTCTTTGAAGGCGGCTTAACTTTTGGTGAAACGCGTAAGATCTGCAAGAAGCTAGAGCAAGTAGGCGCAGATGCGCTAATCATCTCAGGTAACATTCATGGCAAGGCCATAGATATGGTGGGTGAAAGCTTTGATGGTTATATGCTAGAAAAAGAAGGCTTCTTTCATCAGTACGGCGATGTGATCAGTAGAGAGGTCAATATTCCGGTAATTACCGTAGGTGGTTTGACGGATATCGAAGCTATTGGGCAGATTGCTGAAAACACTAGTATTGAATGTTTCGCACTTTCCAGGCCTCTGCTTTCTGAGCCAAACCTGATTAAACGCTGGGAGGAAGGGGATAGAAGCCCTGCTTTATGTGAGACATGTTCGAAATGTCGAACCAAACGGGGTAATTTCTGTGTGGTAAATAAAGAGCGGAAGGCGCAGATAGCGGCACTTTAA
- a CDS encoding alkene reductase translates to MIFSKFSFNDFAVDNRVAMAPMTRSRTDQPGDVPNDLMATYYKQRAGAGLIITEGAPISAVGRGYSLTPGIYTQEHIEGWKKTTDAVHARGGKIFIQLWHVGRRSHESIAGEQIVSASAIKEKDQVFGPTQDGEYGMIETGVPRALSIEEIQATTADFVQAAKNAIEAGFDGVELHGAHGYLIDQFMRKASNQRDDIYGGSQENRMRFMLETTQAVVDAIGGDKVAIRLSPFVTEGYAQEDDEIVELTLSALEKLAPMKLAYVHFSENISNYTEATEEFRIKAREVYPNPIMVAGKLTQESAQALLDNNYADMVAFGQPFITNPDFVYRIKNSLDLTPVDYDAHATFYGGDAKGYTDYEILEPQ, encoded by the coding sequence ATGATTTTCTCTAAATTTTCGTTCAATGACTTTGCAGTAGACAACCGTGTCGCTATGGCACCTATGACTCGCTCTCGTACCGACCAGCCAGGTGATGTGCCAAACGATCTAATGGCAACCTATTACAAACAGCGCGCTGGCGCTGGCCTTATCATCACTGAAGGTGCGCCTATCTCAGCGGTAGGTCGCGGCTACTCATTGACCCCTGGTATCTATACCCAAGAGCACATCGAGGGTTGGAAGAAGACTACAGATGCGGTGCACGCTCGCGGTGGCAAGATCTTTATTCAGCTTTGGCACGTTGGCCGCCGATCTCACGAGAGCATTGCCGGCGAGCAGATCGTTTCTGCCTCTGCTATCAAGGAGAAAGATCAGGTATTTGGTCCAACTCAAGATGGCGAATACGGCATGATTGAAACTGGCGTGCCAAGAGCACTAAGCATTGAAGAGATCCAAGCAACCACAGCGGATTTTGTGCAAGCAGCTAAGAATGCGATTGAAGCAGGCTTCGATGGTGTTGAATTGCACGGCGCACACGGCTACCTGATCGACCAGTTCATGCGTAAAGCGAGCAACCAACGTGATGACATCTATGGTGGCTCTCAAGAAAACCGTATGCGCTTTATGCTTGAAACAACACAGGCGGTTGTGGATGCCATAGGCGGTGACAAGGTTGCAATTCGTCTCTCTCCTTTTGTAACCGAAGGCTACGCTCAAGAAGATGATGAGATTGTTGAACTGACGCTAAGTGCGCTAGAAAAGCTAGCTCCAATGAAGCTTGCCTACGTGCATTTCTCAGAGAACATCTCAAACTACACTGAAGCTACCGAAGAGTTTCGTATCAAGGCACGTGAGGTGTATCCAAACCCTATCATGGTAGCGGGTAAACTAACCCAAGAGAGTGCTCAAGCGCTGCTTGACAACAATTACGCTGATATGGTGGCATTCGGCCAGCCGTTTATCACTAACCCTGATTTCGTCTACCGCATCAAGAACAGCCTAGATCTTACCCCTGTAGATTACGATGCGCACGCGACCTTCTACGGTGGCGATGCCAAAGGCTACACGGATTACGAAATCCTAGAGCCTCAATAA
- a CDS encoding YhgN family NAAT transporter: protein MDTLSAAVMLFLIMDPMGNLPVFTALLKHIDKKRRRLILIRELVIALLVMLLFLFAGETILNFLGLDKEAISISGAIILFLISLKMIFPPEGGLSASLGAGEEPLIVPLAIPLVAGPSIIATLILLAHQEPGRMMDWSLALFGAWAASTVILMFSELFQRVVGEKGLKAVERLMGMLLLMIAVQMFLNGIESYLH, encoded by the coding sequence ATGGATACTCTTTCTGCGGCTGTAATGCTTTTTCTTATCATGGACCCTATGGGCAACCTACCCGTCTTTACTGCGCTACTCAAGCACATAGATAAAAAGCGTCGTCGACTGATATTAATTCGTGAGTTGGTTATTGCCCTGTTGGTGATGCTACTGTTCTTGTTTGCCGGTGAAACCATCCTAAACTTCTTGGGTCTAGATAAAGAAGCCATCTCTATCTCTGGCGCCATCATCCTATTCCTTATCAGCCTTAAGATGATCTTCCCTCCAGAGGGCGGCCTGAGTGCCAGCCTAGGTGCGGGTGAAGAGCCACTTATTGTGCCTCTTGCGATTCCTTTGGTTGCTGGTCCTTCTATTATCGCAACCCTTATCCTGCTTGCTCACCAAGAGCCGGGGCGCATGATGGACTGGTCACTGGCGCTGTTTGGCGCTTGGGCGGCCTCAACCGTGATACTGATGTTCTCTGAGCTATTCCAGCGCGTGGTGGGTGAAAAAGGCCTTAAAGCGGTGGAACGTCTGATGGGCATGTTACTTCTAATGATCGCAGTTCAGATGTTCCTGAACGGTATCGAGAGCTACCTGCACTAA
- a CDS encoding prepilin peptidase yields MFILYFLISCSVCLSDITKRRIYNVQIVAMLVLCLTITEQSITQILVSILLILSIALILFSTNIWGGGDGKLLTALSPLFPVSQVPDLLFSVLLCGGVVSSVYLLKKLLVEKKRSSFGIPYGVAIVCGANLSLYFSKGLPIYS; encoded by the coding sequence GTGTTTATTCTGTACTTCTTAATCTCATGTTCAGTGTGTCTATCAGATATTACGAAAAGACGTATATATAACGTTCAGATAGTAGCGATGTTAGTACTTTGTTTAACAATCACTGAACAGTCGATCACCCAGATATTAGTTTCAATATTATTAATATTAAGCATCGCCTTGATTTTATTTAGTACAAACATATGGGGGGGAGGAGATGGTAAGTTGCTGACTGCTCTCTCCCCTTTATTTCCAGTTTCTCAAGTACCAGATTTACTGTTTTCAGTCTTGCTTTGTGGTGGTGTGGTTTCTTCCGTCTACCTATTAAAGAAGCTATTAGTCGAAAAAAAAAGAAGTTCTTTTGGTATTCCATATGGCGTTGCCATAGTGTGCGGAGCAAATCTCTCTCTCTACTTTTCTAAAGGACTTCCTATTTATTCATGA
- a CDS encoding RcpC/CpaB family pilus assembly protein gives MNSRLIFILSFVFVAFGLFAVMQNVNARAEANAKKQVEAQAEERREVKYVLWKTKEDIKRGEPVTKNKLERVILPEAEANALGVNRDVELALVEDSRANHDIDGGTYFFSEMFTNPDQAGYLDLLASEGKILYPLPISTINLINNYIRPGDLIDIISVSSPLTNLADTGARITQFQGVKARTIKRGVKVLAFEQKPVDPNEQVAQSGSSISPRVSATGNSKTTVVIEVEPDFVSRLSLAQRTMHLEIYRSQLNSEIPSANMSDVIENYQGIRELRGADTQTTNVEVY, from the coding sequence ATGAACTCTCGTTTGATATTTATCTTATCTTTTGTTTTCGTAGCATTTGGCCTGTTTGCTGTAATGCAGAATGTGAATGCTAGAGCAGAAGCCAATGCTAAAAAACAGGTGGAAGCGCAAGCTGAAGAGCGCAGAGAAGTTAAGTATGTTCTTTGGAAAACTAAAGAAGATATCAAGCGTGGTGAACCCGTCACCAAAAATAAGCTAGAGCGAGTGATATTACCCGAAGCAGAAGCTAATGCTCTGGGTGTAAATCGTGATGTGGAGTTGGCTCTAGTAGAAGATAGTCGAGCCAATCACGATATCGACGGAGGGACGTATTTCTTCTCCGAAATGTTTACCAATCCAGACCAAGCAGGTTATCTAGATCTTTTGGCATCTGAAGGGAAAATTCTTTATCCGCTCCCTATTTCCACCATTAACTTGATTAACAACTATATCCGCCCGGGTGATCTAATTGACATAATTTCAGTGAGTTCGCCTCTGACCAACCTAGCAGATACTGGAGCGCGAATTACTCAGTTTCAGGGGGTTAAAGCCCGAACTATCAAACGCGGTGTGAAGGTCTTAGCTTTTGAACAAAAGCCTGTTGACCCCAATGAGCAAGTTGCTCAGAGCGGCTCATCTATTAGCCCTCGAGTTTCTGCTACTGGCAATTCAAAAACTACAGTTGTGATTGAGGTAGAGCCAGATTTTGTTTCACGTCTCTCTCTTGCTCAGCGCACAATGCATCTAGAGATATATCGCTCGCAACTTAACAGTGAAATTCCGTCGGCAAACATGAGCGATGTTATAGAGAATTATCAAGGTATTCGCGAACTACGCGGCGCCGACACACAAACGACTAATGTAGAGGTTTACTAG
- a CDS encoding type II and III secretion system protein family protein produces MLHKFLGKLLLLLCLVSLNAFAYQIPLNDARSVRTKQQIGTVFMSQPSIADYKVINERQIIVFGSSVGQTRLMIYDLEGRLVVSRLVEVTLPLNQVRAEVKKRYPDLDIEIVPMGAKIAVNGTVFTEKQRDGIYALVASMLGMETTERYPSSDAPMSLPEPFVADPQVEFYRNNTYEGLIEGLELSFPFQVNVRTTIAAVGSEFRETVGVDWTSAGSPGVFTFPDLTASDLSATITALNNDNLGEVLAEPNLTVLSGQEASFLVGGEIPMITSDTNGTTISFKEFGIGLDIAAKVFNEEEIRLRVQPSVSVVDQIIRTTTAEVPQLSTRKATTTIEIADGQTFMIGGLMNSEDIESLQKIPILGDIPFFGALFSKATTNRKTTEVVIIATVNLVKPTQADKLNIPRIHKTNTFTRWMGMSSEFDSQRQQDAEFVEMLNSGGFAQ; encoded by the coding sequence GTGCTACATAAATTTTTGGGCAAATTGCTGTTATTACTTTGCTTGGTATCACTAAATGCCTTTGCTTATCAAATTCCCCTAAATGATGCTCGTTCTGTGCGTACCAAACAACAGATTGGTACTGTATTTATGAGCCAGCCTAGTATTGCTGATTATAAAGTCATTAATGAGCGTCAGATTATCGTCTTTGGCAGTTCTGTCGGTCAGACTCGCTTGATGATATATGATCTAGAAGGGCGTTTGGTTGTCTCACGACTTGTTGAAGTGACGTTACCACTAAATCAAGTTCGTGCTGAGGTTAAAAAACGCTACCCAGACCTAGATATCGAAATAGTGCCTATGGGAGCTAAGATAGCGGTTAATGGTACTGTTTTTACCGAGAAACAACGCGATGGTATTTATGCATTGGTTGCAAGTATGCTTGGAATGGAAACCACTGAACGTTACCCAAGCTCTGATGCACCAATGTCATTGCCAGAACCATTTGTTGCTGACCCACAAGTAGAGTTCTATCGAAATAATACCTATGAAGGTTTGATTGAAGGTTTGGAACTTAGCTTTCCTTTTCAAGTAAACGTGCGTACAACCATTGCTGCTGTAGGAAGCGAGTTTAGGGAAACTGTGGGTGTTGATTGGACCTCAGCTGGCTCTCCCGGCGTGTTTACATTCCCTGACCTCACAGCGTCAGATCTATCTGCGACCATTACTGCTCTGAACAACGACAACTTAGGCGAGGTGCTAGCGGAACCAAACCTCACTGTCCTCTCAGGACAAGAAGCATCATTTCTTGTGGGTGGAGAGATCCCGATGATTACCTCTGATACCAATGGCACCACTATATCGTTCAAGGAGTTTGGTATCGGGCTAGACATTGCGGCCAAAGTTTTTAATGAAGAAGAAATTCGTCTTCGAGTTCAGCCAAGTGTGAGTGTCGTAGACCAGATAATCAGAACTACAACGGCGGAAGTTCCCCAACTGTCTACTCGAAAGGCCACAACTACTATAGAAATTGCTGACGGTCAGACATTTATGATTGGCGGCTTGATGAACAGTGAAGATATTGAGTCACTGCAGAAGATTCCAATCCTTGGTGACATTCCTTTCTTTGGTGCGCTGTTTAGTAAGGCCACAACCAACAGAAAAACGACGGAAGTTGTGATTATCGCTACCGTGAACTTGGTGAAACCAACTCAAGCGGACAAGCTTAATATCCCTCGTATCCATAAGACCAATACCTTCACCCGTTGGATGGGGATGAGTAGCGAGTTTGATAGTCAACGTCAGCAAGACGCTGAGTTTGTTGAGATGCTAAACAGCGGAGGTTTTGCACAATGA
- a CDS encoding AAA family ATPase produces MANIFDLSEELSLDIDKKKSSSPKPSQPAQTGGATLFFSSSDCRDGVIEAYNFEGLEEPKCIKGLPTSTKEKELGDVVIVEMTNSIDIQADAQEINAQLPNSKTVILLGQTDSIQVLRNLEKMGFYYLPWPSDKLELIECLKQASRDERKRYESGYFRKAKRIAVVGAKGGIGTSVISTELSALLAKKGSRTILVDHHYSQSNIDIILSQKDLEQVDVSTITVEPSKLDEESATSYLNEVEHNFLYLGFTGKDKIEELEKYTNTVSSRLSRQANFIISDFSGSLDFPLDAEKMVTENDVIVLVTEPSVSSVRATQRLLDRIKDVAIPQLVRPRVMVVLNHHRPEACFNLNFEEVERFLKIKPEVAVPFYKTAAKQLIEGKRLQGLEKGKTKPFTSLALSINGRNPNKKTGLFSKFSFKRNKK; encoded by the coding sequence ATGGCAAATATATTTGACCTTTCTGAAGAGCTATCCCTCGATATAGACAAGAAAAAAAGCAGTTCTCCAAAACCTAGTCAACCAGCACAAACAGGTGGCGCAACTCTTTTCTTTAGTAGTAGCGATTGTCGTGATGGTGTTATAGAGGCTTATAATTTCGAAGGTTTGGAAGAGCCTAAATGCATCAAGGGCTTACCAACTAGTACCAAGGAAAAAGAACTAGGGGATGTTGTCATTGTAGAAATGACGAACTCCATAGATATTCAAGCTGACGCTCAAGAAATCAATGCTCAACTTCCAAATAGCAAGACGGTAATCCTGTTAGGTCAAACAGACTCAATTCAGGTTCTGCGCAATTTGGAAAAGATGGGTTTTTATTACCTTCCGTGGCCAAGTGACAAGTTAGAGCTTATCGAGTGTTTGAAGCAAGCCAGTCGTGACGAGAGAAAACGTTATGAAAGTGGTTACTTTAGGAAGGCTAAGCGAATTGCCGTGGTTGGTGCGAAAGGTGGAATCGGTACTTCTGTTATCTCAACAGAGTTGAGTGCGCTTTTGGCAAAAAAAGGTAGTCGCACCATCTTGGTCGATCATCATTACTCCCAGAGCAATATAGATATCATTCTTAGCCAAAAAGATCTTGAACAGGTTGATGTGAGCACTATCACCGTGGAACCTTCCAAGCTTGATGAAGAATCGGCTACGAGTTACTTGAATGAAGTAGAACACAATTTTCTTTATCTTGGTTTCACAGGCAAAGATAAGATAGAAGAATTAGAGAAATACACGAATACAGTAAGTAGTCGTCTTAGCAGGCAAGCAAACTTTATCATTTCGGATTTTTCTGGATCCTTAGACTTCCCATTGGATGCCGAAAAAATGGTGACAGAGAACGATGTAATTGTTCTGGTCACTGAGCCTTCGGTTTCAAGCGTGCGCGCAACCCAGCGTTTGTTAGACAGGATTAAAGATGTAGCTATACCCCAGTTGGTCCGCCCTCGTGTAATGGTAGTTTTGAACCATCATCGTCCAGAAGCATGCTTTAACCTCAATTTTGAAGAAGTAGAGCGTTTTCTGAAGATCAAGCCGGAAGTGGCAGTTCCATTTTACAAGACTGCAGCTAAGCAACTCATAGAAGGCAAAAGGCTCCAAGGGCTAGAAAAGGGAAAGACAAAACCATTTACGTCACTAGCCCTGTCAATAAATGGTAGAAACCCAAATAAGAAGACGGGTTTGTTTTCTAAGTTCTCTTTTAAAAGGAATAAGAAATGA
- a CDS encoding Flp family type IVb pilin, giving the protein MLKSLISRFVKDERGVTAIEYGVIGVAIASVLGIVMYTGGTNGGLAGEIQAAFNAMIGAFSS; this is encoded by the coding sequence ATGCTTAAATCTCTTATCTCTCGCTTTGTGAAAGACGAACGCGGCGTAACTGCGATTGAATATGGTGTAATCGGTGTTGCTATTGCCTCTGTACTTGGCATTGTTATGTATACAGGCGGAACTAACGGCGGCCTTGCTGGTGAAATTCAAGCTGCATTTAATGCAATGATCGGCGCATTTAGTAGTTAA
- a CDS encoding alkene reductase, with translation MTAVLFDQVKLGKLTLNNRIVMPPMTRSRASQPGDVANDMMATYYAQRAGAGLIVSEGTQISEMGKGYAWTPGIYTPEQIAGWKKVTTAVHEKGGTIFAQLWHVGRVTHPDNIGGKQPVSSSAIKAENVKVFIDNGTDEPGFVDVVEPRELSVDEIKAVVEEYRQAALNAVEAGFDGIELHAANGYLINQFIDSESNGRTDQYGGSLENRLRFLDEVVGAMVEAIGAERVGVRLAPLTTLNGTVDANPEETYEAVAALLNKQDIVYLHIAEVDWDDAPDTPKSFKQALRKAFTNTLIYAGRYNPESAEEAVKEGLADMIGFGRPFVANPDLPERIRTGAQWAQHDPNTLFGGGEKGLIDYPTLDQE, from the coding sequence ATGACTGCTGTTCTTTTTGACCAAGTAAAACTAGGCAAGCTAACCCTTAACAATCGTATCGTTATGCCACCTATGACTCGCTCTCGCGCTTCTCAGCCAGGCGATGTAGCGAACGATATGATGGCGACCTACTACGCACAACGTGCAGGTGCGGGTCTTATCGTATCTGAAGGTACTCAGATCTCTGAAATGGGTAAAGGCTATGCTTGGACTCCTGGCATCTATACTCCAGAGCAAATCGCTGGCTGGAAAAAGGTGACAACAGCAGTTCATGAGAAAGGCGGAACTATCTTTGCTCAGCTTTGGCACGTAGGTCGTGTAACTCACCCTGACAACATCGGTGGTAAGCAACCTGTTTCTTCTTCTGCAATCAAAGCAGAGAACGTTAAGGTATTTATCGACAACGGCACTGACGAGCCTGGTTTTGTGGATGTTGTAGAGCCTCGTGAGCTTTCGGTAGATGAGATCAAAGCGGTAGTTGAAGAGTATCGCCAAGCAGCGCTTAATGCTGTTGAAGCGGGCTTTGATGGCATCGAGCTTCACGCAGCTAATGGCTACCTCATCAACCAGTTCATCGACTCAGAATCTAACGGTCGCACTGATCAATACGGTGGCAGCCTAGAAAACCGTCTTCGCTTCCTAGATGAAGTGGTAGGCGCTATGGTTGAAGCGATCGGCGCTGAGCGCGTAGGTGTGCGTCTTGCTCCGCTGACGACCCTTAACGGTACTGTGGATGCAAATCCGGAAGAAACCTATGAAGCGGTAGCTGCACTTCTTAACAAGCAGGACATCGTTTATCTGCATATCGCAGAGGTAGACTGGGATGATGCACCTGATACGCCAAAATCATTCAAGCAAGCGCTGCGCAAAGCATTTACGAACACGCTTATCTACGCAGGTCGCTATAACCCTGAATCTGCCGAAGAGGCGGTAAAAGAGGGCCTAGCTGACATGATTGGCTTTGGTCGCCCATTTGTGGCAAACCCTGACCTTCCTGAGCGCATTCGCACTGGCGCCCAGTGGGCACAGCACGATCCAAACACCTTGTTTGGTGGCGGCGAGAAAGGCCTTATCGACTACCCAACTCTAGACCAAGAGTAA
- a CDS encoding anaerobic C4-dicarboxylate transporter, whose protein sequence is MFYVHMLLLLAVIFVGIRYGGIAFGLLGGLGVSILSFFFGIAPGQPPIGVMLIILAVVAASATLEATGGLKLLVKYAEILLRKHPSKVVFLGPLCTYSLTVLVGTGHSVYPLLPVIYDVSIKRGIRPERPMAVSTIASQMGITASPIAAAAAVVMATAATNQLDITLGQVLMVTIPATLTGVLVAATWSLKRGKELNEDPEFLERMKDPQFKEQLIDRSEVSTGTTGMEADKKAKRGLTVFLLGILTVICVAMFGKDLGLLPAGVSTSTALQFLMLSVGAIILLTTNVDPKKIVNTNVFIAGMSAVIIIFGIAWMSDTIIAHNKPYIISLVEDVVKAHPWTFAIAMYASSVFLKSQAAVLTIMLPLGFALGIPAEVLIGVLPACYAYYFFPFYPSDLAAITFDRSGTTKIGKYILNHSFLIPGFIGVLVATFIGYSLSVGLLPIWLWAVAIVALVFGVNSYMNRLSSETLKLA, encoded by the coding sequence ATGTTTTATGTTCATATGCTGCTCCTTCTGGCAGTGATATTTGTTGGTATTCGCTATGGAGGGATCGCCTTTGGCCTGCTCGGTGGTTTAGGCGTTTCTATTCTCAGCTTCTTCTTTGGTATTGCACCTGGCCAGCCTCCTATTGGCGTGATGCTTATTATCCTTGCGGTGGTTGCAGCCTCGGCAACACTTGAAGCGACGGGTGGTCTAAAACTACTTGTAAAGTACGCTGAAATATTACTGCGCAAACACCCTTCAAAGGTTGTTTTCCTTGGCCCTCTATGTACCTACTCCCTTACCGTTCTGGTGGGTACTGGGCACTCGGTTTATCCGCTACTTCCGGTTATTTATGACGTCAGTATCAAGCGTGGCATCCGCCCAGAGCGCCCAATGGCAGTCTCAACTATTGCATCGCAAATGGGTATTACCGCAAGCCCGATTGCGGCCGCAGCCGCTGTTGTTATGGCGACTGCTGCCACTAACCAGCTAGATATTACTCTCGGCCAAGTGCTAATGGTGACCATCCCTGCCACACTCACAGGTGTGCTTGTTGCCGCTACCTGGAGCTTGAAGCGTGGTAAGGAACTGAACGAGGACCCAGAGTTTTTAGAGCGTATGAAAGATCCTCAATTCAAGGAGCAGCTGATCGACAGAAGCGAAGTCAGCACTGGCACAACGGGCATGGAGGCAGATAAAAAGGCTAAGCGTGGATTGACTGTATTCCTACTCGGGATTCTGACCGTGATCTGTGTGGCGATGTTTGGTAAAGATCTAGGCTTGTTGCCAGCTGGGGTAAGCACCTCAACAGCGCTTCAGTTCTTGATGTTGTCCGTGGGTGCGATCATTTTGCTGACTACGAATGTAGATCCTAAAAAAATCGTCAATACCAATGTGTTTATTGCTGGTATGAGTGCGGTTATCATCATCTTTGGTATCGCTTGGATGAGTGACACTATCATTGCGCATAATAAGCCGTACATCATCAGCTTGGTAGAGGATGTAGTTAAAGCGCATCCGTGGACATTTGCTATCGCAATGTATGCATCTTCTGTGTTTCTAAAGAGCCAAGCAGCTGTGCTAACAATTATGTTGCCACTGGGCTTTGCGCTGGGTATTCCTGCTGAAGTGCTGATAGGTGTACTGCCGGCGTGTTACGCATATTACTTCTTCCCATTCTACCCATCCGACTTGGCGGCTATTACCTTCGACCGCTCGGGCACCACAAAAATTGGTAAGTACATACTCAACCACAGCTTCCTAATCCCTGGCTTTATTGGTGTATTGGTGGCGACCTTTATTGGCTATTCGTTGTCGGTTGGTCTCCTTCCTATTTGGCTGTGGGCGGTTGCTATAGTTGCTCTGGTATTTGGGGTGAATAGCTATATGAACCGATTGAGCTCTGAAACACTTAAGTTGGCTTGA
- a CDS encoding Flp family type IVb pilin, producing MRKLSKSLCSDEKGVTAIEYGLVGVAMATVLAVIFADVENGFIATLVDAYLKIIAVFDS from the coding sequence ATGCGTAAGCTATCGAAAAGTCTATGTTCAGATGAAAAGGGGGTTACAGCAATTGAATATGGCTTAGTAGGAGTCGCAATGGCGACTGTCCTTGCTGTTATTTTTGCTGACGTTGAAAATGGATTTATCGCCACCTTAGTGGATGCTTATCTTAAAATAATCGCGGTCTTTGATTCCTAG